One genomic region from Eptesicus fuscus isolate TK198812 chromosome 18, DD_ASM_mEF_20220401, whole genome shotgun sequence encodes:
- the ZBTB47 gene encoding zinc finger and BTB domain-containing protein 47 — MLLVEKTTDSPAAEFSLVEDVALHFACLMGRLNEQRLFQPDLCDVDLVLVPQCSVFPAHKGVLAAYSQFFHSLFTQNKQLQRVELSLEALAPGGLQQILNFIYTSKLLVNAANVHEVLSAASLLQMADIAASCQELLDARSLGPPGPSAVALAQPAASCTPAPPPYYCDIKQEADTPGLPKIYAREGPDPYSVRVEDGAGTAGGTGPAALGPAQPFFKEEKEGSVEEAGGPPASLCKLESGEELEEELGGSGTYSHQEQSQIIVEVNLNNQTLHVSTTPEGKPGAATGPATMVLGREDGLQRHSEEEEDNEEEEEEEEEEEEGGGSGGGEEEEEGGSQGEEEEEEEEGHSEQEEDEEEEEEGHSEQDQESSEEEEEEEGEEEGEVGVRQGPAGRRASRAEPLPHSRMATRSRENAQRRAPPEPEEARPCGGKRPKQPPGAAPAPARGPPATDGLGAKVKLEEKQHHPCQKCPRVFNNRWYLEKHMNVTHSRMQICDQCGKRFLLESELLLHRQTDCERNIQCVTCGKAFKKLWSLHEHNKIVHGYAEKKFSCEICEKKFYTMAHVRKHMVAHTKDMPFTCETCGKSFKRSMSLKVHSLQHSGEKPFRCENCNERFQYKYQLRSHMSIHIGHKQFMCQWCGKDFNMKQYFDEHMKTHTGEKPYICEICGKSFTSRPNMKRHRRTHTGEKPYPCDVCGQRFRFSNMLKAHKEKCFRVSHPLAADGPPSAPGLPPAQPQAPALPLLPGLPQTLPQTLPPPPHLPAPPPLFPTTANSGGRMSASSQP, encoded by the exons ATG tTGCTGGTTGAGAAGACAACCGACTCACCGGCGGCTGAGTTCTCGCTGGTGGAGGACGTGGCTCTGCACTTTGCCTGCTTGATGGGCCGTCTGAACGAGCAGCGCCTCTTCCAGCCCGACCTCTGCGACGTGGACCTGGTGCTGGTGCCCCAGTGCAGCGTCTTCCCGGCGCACAAGGGCGTGCTGGCCGCCTACAGCCAGTTCTTTCACTCGCTCTTCACCCAGAACAAGCAGCTGCAGCGCGTGGAGCTGTCCCTGGAGGCGCTGGCGCCCGGCGGCCTGCAGCAGATCCTCAACTTCATCTACACGTCCAAGCTGCTGGTCAACGCGGCCAACGTCCACGAGGTGCTCAGCGCTGCCTCGCTGCTGCAGATGGCCGACATCGCCGCGTCCTGCCAGGAGCTGCTGGACGCCCGCTCCCTCGGCCCCCCGGGCCCCAGTGCTGTGGCCCTGGCccagccggctgccagctgcaCCCCAGCCCCGCCACCCTACTACTGTGACATCAAGCAGGAGGCCGATACCCCGGGCCTGCCCAAGATCTACGCCCGAGAGGGCCCGGACCCCTACTCTGTGCGCGTGGAGGACGGGGCAGGGACGGCAGGTGGCACAGGGCCTGCCGCCCTTGGGCCAGCTCAGCCCTTCttcaaggaggagaaggagggcagCGTGGAGGAGGCCGGCGGGCCCCCGGCCAGCCTGTGCAAGCTGGAGAgcggggaggagctggaggaagaaCTTGGGGGATCCGGCACCTACAGCCACCAGGAGCAGTCCCAGATCATCGTGGAGGTGAACCTCAACAACCAGACGCTGCACGTGTCCACGACGCCCGAGGGGAAGCCGGGTGCTGCCACGGGCCCGGCCACCATGGTGCTGGGCCGGGAGGACGGGCTGCAGAGACactcggaggaggaggaggacaatgaggaagaggaggaggaggaggaagaagaagaggagggcgGTGGtagtggaggaggggaggaggaggaggaaggtggcagtcagggggaagaggaggaggaggaggaggaagggcacaGTGAacaggaggaggacgaggaggaggaagaggaaggacatAGTGAGCAGGATCAAGAGAgctcggaggaggaggaggaggaggagggagaggaggaaggggaggtgggggtcagaCAGGGGCCAGCGGGGCGCAGGGCCAGCCGGGCAGAGCCCCTGCCCCACAGCCGCATGGCCACGCGGTCCCGGGAGAATGCCCAGCGCCGGGCCCCCCCTGAGCCCGAGGAGGCCAGGCCGTGTGGTGGGAAGAGGCCCAAGCAGCCCCCCGGAGCGGCCCCGGCACCAGCGCGAGGGCCACCGGCCACCGATGGGCTGGGGGCCAAGGTGAAGCTGGAGGAGAAGCAGCACCACCCGTGCCAGAAGTGCCCGCGCGTGTTCAACAACCGCTGGTACCTGGAGAAGCACATGAACGTGACCCACAGCCGCATGCAGATCTGCGACCAGTGCGGCAAGCGCTTCCTGCTGGAGAGCGAGCTGCTGCTGCACCGGCAGACGGACTGCGAGCGCAACATCCAG TGTGTGACGTGCGGCAAAGCGTTTAAGAAGCTGTGGTCCCTCCACGAGCACAACAAGATTGTGCACGGCTACGCGGAGAAGAAGTTCTCGTGTGAGATCTGCGAGAAGAAGTTCTACACCATGGCCCATGTGCGCAAGCACATGGTGG CTCACACCAAGGACATGCCCTTCACCTGCGAGACGTGCGGGAAGTCCTTCAAACGGAGCATGTCCCTCAAGGTGCACTCCCTGCAGCACTCGGGGGAGAAGCCCTTCCGATGTGAG aACTGCAACGAGCGCTTCCAGTACAAGTACCAGCTGCGGTCCCACATGAGCATCCACATCGGCCACAAGCAGTTCATGTGCCAGTGGTGTGGCAAGGACTTCAACATGAAGCAGTACTTCGATGAGCACATGAAGACACACACAG GGGAGAAGCCGTACATCTGCGAGATCTGCGGCAAGAGCTTCACCAGCCGGCCCAACATGAAGCGGCACCGGCGCACCCACACGGGCGAGAAGCCCTACCCCTGCGACGTGTGCGGCCAGCGCTTCCGCTTCTCCAACATGCTCAAGGCCCACAAGGAGAAGTGCTTCCGCGTCAGCCACCCGCTGGCCGCCGACGGGCCCCCCTCGGCGCCCggcctgccccccgcccagcctcAGGCTCCCGCCCTGCCCTTGCTCCCGGGGCTGCCCCAGACCCTGCCCCAGACCCTGCCCCCGCCGCCCCAcctgccggccccgcctcccctcttCCCGACCACGGCCAACAGCGGCGGGAGGATGAgcgccagcagccagccctga